Proteins encoded within one genomic window of Lysinibacillus sphaericus:
- a CDS encoding MFS transporter, with translation MNNQRWLSQNFFAFFITWGIFLPYWTGWLVDAKHLTVSQASVVMGCGLLARATSNLFFFPILAKYVHNKRLITILAIGALLTALLYIPSTSFIALLFVTILFSIFYPALLPAVESSAATLVQYGNIHYGKSRSYGSFGFVIAVLIISMLTGVFGKDIIFWSMILGIIGMLFMQQMATPKELLIVPTKEQRAKSLSMKTLWSIKGFPIVLLIVILLQGAHASYYSYGYIYLEDLHVDPFYMGMIINIAVVCEILYFMKADTLFTKWRSSSLLLLAASGSSLRWLLIFLFPNVWVFIGSQVLHALSFALAHFAFIGYLTKNLPKEQIPNAQGLYSALAMGLSTAILTFLGGYLYEISPGLAFAAMLICTVPAIGILLATRNRFQY, from the coding sequence ATGAACAATCAACGATGGCTTTCTCAAAATTTCTTTGCTTTTTTTATTACATGGGGTATTTTCTTACCTTATTGGACAGGTTGGTTAGTCGATGCAAAGCACCTTACTGTATCTCAAGCAAGTGTTGTAATGGGCTGCGGTCTTTTAGCACGGGCAACATCGAATCTATTTTTCTTTCCAATCCTTGCAAAATATGTGCACAATAAACGACTGATTACGATACTAGCAATTGGTGCATTGCTGACAGCTTTACTTTATATTCCAAGCACAAGTTTTATCGCTCTTCTTTTCGTTACCATTTTATTTAGTATTTTTTACCCAGCGCTATTGCCTGCCGTGGAAAGTAGTGCGGCAACGCTTGTACAATATGGCAATATCCATTACGGTAAAAGTCGTTCTTACGGATCATTTGGCTTTGTTATCGCAGTACTGATTATTAGTATGTTAACAGGTGTTTTTGGGAAGGATATTATTTTTTGGAGCATGATTTTAGGGATTATCGGGATGTTATTCATGCAACAAATGGCAACACCAAAAGAATTGCTTATTGTACCTACGAAAGAACAACGTGCAAAATCACTATCAATGAAAACATTATGGAGCATTAAAGGGTTTCCGATTGTATTATTGATCGTTATTTTATTACAAGGTGCCCATGCATCCTACTATAGTTATGGCTATATCTATTTAGAAGATTTACACGTCGATCCATTCTATATGGGGATGATTATTAACATTGCGGTTGTTTGTGAAATTTTATATTTCATGAAAGCTGATACACTGTTTACGAAGTGGCGCTCCTCTTCACTATTACTGTTAGCAGCTAGTGGATCGTCGTTACGTTGGTTACTCATCTTCCTTTTTCCAAACGTTTGGGTATTTATCGGCTCACAAGTATTACATGCCTTATCATTTGCATTAGCACACTTTGCCTTTATCGGCTATTTAACAAAGAACTTACCGAAGGAACAAATTCCTAATGCACAAGGCTTATATTCAGCACTGGCAATGGGTTTAAGCACTGCCATTCTCACATTTTTAGGCGGCTATTTATACGAAATATCCCCTGGTCTCGCCTTTGCGGCGATGCTGATTTGTACAGTACCAGCAATCGGTATATTGCTAGCTACTCGTAACAGATTCCAGTACTAA